A single region of the Austwickia chelonae genome encodes:
- a CDS encoding DUF2812 domain-containing protein, with the protein MQFLEAESGGTITMGHGWTFTDAPPEEAIFDLAYEAAPSADYFDIFIAAGWTPVLSVADLHIFKAAPGTPPVHTAYDSRRDELVRQRDNYIRYSAMGIAIFALTALITATISWYFEHEKPVLLMSGILSFGCIPVVYTVLPLLGYMTQLRRLTPDTQ; encoded by the coding sequence ATGCAGTTCCTCGAGGCCGAGAGCGGCGGCACCATCACGATGGGGCACGGCTGGACCTTCACCGACGCCCCACCGGAGGAGGCCATCTTCGACCTCGCCTACGAGGCGGCCCCCTCCGCCGACTACTTCGACATCTTCATCGCTGCCGGCTGGACCCCCGTCCTGTCCGTCGCCGACTTGCATATCTTCAAGGCCGCGCCCGGCACTCCCCCGGTCCACACCGCCTATGACTCCCGACGTGACGAACTCGTGCGTCAGCGAGACAACTACATTCGCTACAGCGCCATGGGGATAGCGATCTTCGCCCTGACCGCTCTGATCACGGCGACAATCTCCTGGTACTTCGAACACGAGAAGCCCGTCCTGCTCATGTCGGGAATCCTGAGCTTCGGATGCATCCCAGTCGTCTACACCGTGCTGCCCCTTCTCGGTTATATGACTCAACTCCGCAGACTCACCCCCGACACGCAGTAG
- a CDS encoding alpha/beta fold hydrolase: protein MSDAALSRYVYGLQENPNLFLMHGLTDAGTCWPDAAAHWAQTWQVIAVDQRGHGRSPRFDTDSLATMFTTFIDDLIGVLEEEGPGVVVGHSLGGRIAAATALRRPDLVTGLVLEDPALTDGPVTSARLTRDQRRFLASFTDVDSAAEQVRSQEAAGWSTVETEAWAECKTRVDLRMIDRLDLGDLDAATAYNALTVPTLVVYDADGALTVPRHGIDNPLVHLEYLDGVGHCIRRDDPANFYSIVDRWLGSHFASSKWAS, encoded by the coding sequence GTGAGCGATGCAGCTTTGAGCCGCTATGTATATGGCCTGCAGGAGAACCCGAACCTTTTCCTGATGCACGGTTTGACAGATGCCGGGACATGCTGGCCCGACGCAGCGGCCCATTGGGCGCAGACATGGCAGGTGATCGCGGTCGACCAACGCGGCCATGGCCGATCGCCGCGCTTCGACACCGACTCCCTGGCCACCATGTTCACCACCTTCATCGACGACCTGATCGGCGTATTGGAGGAAGAAGGACCCGGAGTCGTGGTCGGGCACTCCCTGGGCGGACGGATCGCGGCGGCCACCGCGCTGCGCCGACCGGACCTCGTGACCGGCCTGGTCCTGGAAGACCCCGCCCTGACCGACGGCCCGGTCACCTCCGCACGACTCACTCGCGATCAGCGACGCTTCCTCGCCTCCTTCACCGACGTGGACAGTGCCGCCGAGCAGGTACGGAGCCAGGAAGCCGCTGGCTGGTCCACCGTGGAGACCGAGGCCTGGGCCGAATGCAAGACCAGGGTCGACCTGCGCATGATCGATCGCCTCGACCTCGGAGACCTCGACGCTGCGACCGCGTACAACGCCCTCACTGTTCCGACGCTGGTCGTCTACGACGCCGACGGAGCGCTCACCGTGCCCCGCCACGGCATCGACAACCCGTTGGTACACCTCGAATATCTCGACGGCGTCGGCCACTGCATCCGGCGCGACGACCCCGCGAACTTCTACAGCATCGTGGACCGGTGGCTAGGAAGTCATTTCGCGTCGAGCAAGTGGGCGAGCTGA
- a CDS encoding TetR family transcriptional regulator, producing MSMRSESSGRPTGGDGGNKDRILNAARGLFGVSGFRGTTLRAIAAQAGVDVALIAHYFGSKEALFAAAIGFPDEARLVVLEALSAPEGEQGERLARGYLWLWESAETGARMKALGRSALTNEAAAAQLSSFIDGVLSDPEVAAVVDGRRADLILAMTHLIGVAFVRYLIELPLLAEVDFEVLVAHLSPAVQLHLSAES from the coding sequence ATGTCAATGCGCAGTGAAAGTAGTGGACGTCCGACTGGCGGCGACGGAGGAAATAAAGATCGCATCCTGAATGCTGCGCGTGGGCTTTTCGGAGTGAGCGGTTTTCGCGGCACCACCCTGCGTGCCATCGCAGCTCAAGCGGGTGTTGACGTGGCGCTCATTGCGCACTATTTCGGCAGTAAGGAAGCCTTGTTCGCTGCAGCCATTGGCTTTCCGGATGAGGCTCGTCTCGTCGTCCTGGAAGCACTGTCCGCTCCCGAGGGGGAGCAGGGGGAGCGTCTTGCGCGCGGGTACCTCTGGCTGTGGGAGAGTGCGGAAACAGGTGCCCGGATGAAGGCACTCGGTCGGTCGGCGCTGACCAATGAAGCTGCTGCCGCGCAGCTGAGCTCCTTCATCGACGGGGTGCTGTCCGATCCGGAGGTGGCGGCGGTCGTTGATGGCCGCCGAGCAGATCTGATTCTCGCGATGACACATCTGATTGGTGTCGCCTTCGTGAGGTATCTCATCGAGCTTCCTCTGCTCGCCGAGGTGGATTTCGAAGTGCTCGTCGCGCACTTGTCGCCGGCCGTGCAACTTCATCTGAGCGCTGAATCGTGA
- a CDS encoding NAD(P)-binding protein, producing MTDPEDPGASAEGGGSVDPFVTEYELLRRRLRLEPDLFTQVAAIPGCESLVEALQQDDIGQELTCRLWDVLLADDANSRALMHFLWVATLPCKKRFVKGLERYLSDPYPMFAGLSRKWPGGNSIPPYVRDAAERVGDFGLVDQGYLGYLKAGYTEREVELLVWLEALRDRQCSDRPCQVGRRAAGLGYGRGGESDSGGCPLQVHIPEVLALVGRGCFQEAFELVESCHPLPDLTGLACPQDEYCRGACIYGAPIPIGQVEAFLPARARLRESQGASGRERPPADPWVEARRPPIAVVGSGPSGLVMAYLLATQGYPVAIFEALPDFGGSLRYRVPEFRLPRRLIDDVVGRITGWGVRFVPDFVVGGSASVQDLQEAGFWKVFLSHPSVRPELPELSGDRLPGVLGADEFLLRTNLVGRGGPGSWEGSDLSGKKVVVVGDGGTMWDVARTVRRLGGEATVVREELHRVPQAWDTELRYAQEEGVGLRTEARVTGFVQGTDGSVVGVEVVASGSETEEQVIPTDLVVVASRDDTIPDAAAAVGAALATVGDLTGVAADLVDDIADRVARAGAFTDVARSPHRVVGRRALAGGFVEMELTAPLVAEAAGPGQFVRVQVAEGQFIPLCLADWGVRRGTITVVVHRGADGEGELAELRVGDVLAGVAGPLGKVSRFVSRAGVGGVLFVVAGGGAPRVHALVRACLRAGRRAHLVVSSEEGETAWTDPGGPFDLLRQEFPELLCAWPCGGVAGASRRATVDSLLCGDEPVAAVVVAGPSFFLRSVAEQCRSRGVACSVVVNSTVVDATGSCGACLVPLSQEGQPAWRRACIDGLEMDGHLIDWDRYLLRCPRG from the coding sequence ATGACCGATCCTGAAGATCCGGGAGCCTCGGCGGAGGGCGGCGGATCGGTCGATCCGTTCGTCACCGAGTACGAGTTGCTCCGTCGCCGTCTGCGTCTCGAACCCGACCTGTTCACCCAGGTGGCAGCGATCCCTGGCTGTGAGTCCCTGGTCGAGGCCCTGCAGCAGGACGACATCGGGCAGGAGCTGACCTGCCGGTTGTGGGACGTCCTGTTGGCCGACGACGCGAACAGTCGTGCGCTCATGCACTTCTTGTGGGTGGCTACTTTGCCGTGCAAGAAACGGTTCGTCAAAGGTCTGGAACGGTATCTGTCCGATCCGTACCCCATGTTCGCCGGTCTTTCACGGAAATGGCCGGGCGGGAACTCCATCCCCCCTTATGTGCGCGATGCCGCTGAACGGGTCGGCGACTTCGGGTTGGTCGATCAGGGGTACTTGGGGTATTTGAAGGCGGGATACACCGAGCGTGAGGTCGAACTGCTGGTGTGGTTGGAAGCTCTACGCGATCGGCAGTGCAGTGATCGGCCGTGCCAGGTGGGTCGACGGGCCGCCGGCCTCGGGTACGGCAGGGGTGGTGAGTCGGACAGCGGAGGCTGCCCCTTGCAGGTGCACATCCCCGAGGTCTTGGCACTCGTCGGTCGGGGCTGCTTCCAGGAGGCCTTCGAACTGGTCGAGTCCTGCCATCCGCTACCGGATCTCACGGGGCTGGCCTGCCCGCAGGACGAGTACTGCCGCGGGGCTTGTATCTACGGTGCGCCGATCCCGATCGGTCAGGTGGAGGCCTTCCTCCCCGCTCGGGCGCGTCTGCGCGAGTCTCAGGGAGCATCCGGGCGTGAGCGGCCCCCCGCTGATCCGTGGGTGGAGGCCCGCCGCCCGCCGATCGCGGTGGTCGGGTCGGGTCCGTCCGGATTGGTCATGGCCTATCTGCTCGCGACACAGGGATATCCGGTCGCGATCTTCGAAGCTTTGCCGGATTTCGGGGGCTCCCTCCGGTACCGGGTCCCGGAGTTCAGGCTGCCCCGGCGTCTGATCGACGACGTCGTCGGGCGGATCACCGGCTGGGGGGTCCGCTTCGTCCCGGACTTCGTGGTGGGCGGCTCTGCTTCCGTGCAGGATTTGCAGGAGGCCGGTTTCTGGAAGGTCTTCCTGAGCCACCCCTCGGTGCGCCCGGAACTGCCGGAGCTGTCCGGGGATCGGCTTCCCGGTGTGCTGGGTGCCGACGAATTCCTGCTGCGGACGAATCTGGTGGGGCGAGGCGGGCCGGGGTCCTGGGAAGGAAGCGACCTGTCGGGAAAGAAAGTGGTGGTGGTCGGGGACGGGGGCACCATGTGGGACGTCGCTCGGACGGTTCGTCGCCTCGGCGGTGAGGCGACGGTGGTTCGTGAGGAGCTGCACCGTGTGCCCCAGGCCTGGGACACCGAGCTGAGGTACGCCCAGGAGGAAGGGGTCGGGCTGCGCACAGAGGCCAGGGTGACCGGGTTCGTCCAGGGAACGGACGGCTCGGTGGTCGGTGTCGAGGTCGTGGCGAGCGGGTCTGAGACGGAGGAACAGGTGATTCCGACTGATCTGGTCGTCGTGGCGTCGCGGGATGACACGATTCCGGACGCTGCGGCGGCTGTCGGGGCGGCCCTTGCCACGGTGGGAGATCTCACGGGTGTGGCCGCTGACCTGGTCGATGACATCGCTGACCGGGTGGCCCGGGCCGGTGCGTTCACCGATGTGGCGCGCAGTCCTCACCGGGTGGTCGGCCGGCGTGCGCTGGCCGGTGGTTTCGTCGAGATGGAGTTGACGGCTCCGTTGGTGGCCGAGGCTGCCGGTCCGGGACAGTTCGTCCGGGTTCAGGTGGCGGAGGGACAGTTCATCCCCTTGTGTTTGGCGGACTGGGGGGTGCGGCGGGGCACGATCACCGTGGTCGTTCACCGGGGGGCGGACGGCGAGGGGGAGCTTGCCGAGCTGCGGGTGGGGGATGTGCTGGCGGGTGTGGCCGGCCCGTTGGGCAAGGTCAGCAGGTTCGTCTCCCGGGCGGGCGTCGGTGGGGTGCTCTTCGTGGTGGCCGGTGGCGGGGCCCCTCGGGTACATGCGTTGGTGCGGGCCTGTCTGCGGGCGGGGCGGCGGGCGCATCTGGTGGTGTCCTCGGAGGAGGGGGAGACTGCGTGGACGGATCCGGGCGGGCCGTTCGACCTGTTGCGTCAGGAGTTCCCGGAACTGCTGTGTGCATGGCCGTGTGGCGGGGTGGCGGGAGCCTCGCGGCGGGCGACGGTGGATTCTTTGCTGTGTGGTGACGAGCCGGTGGCCGCGGTGGTGGTCGCTGGGCCGTCGTTCTTCTTGCGCTCGGTGGCTGAACAGTGTCGATCTCGGGGGGTGGCGTGCTCGGTGGTGGTGAACTCGACCGTGGTGGATGCGACTGGTTCTTGTGGTGCCTGCTTGGTGCCGCTGTCGCAGGAAGGGCAACCGGCCTGGCGTCGGGCTTGCATCGATGGCCTGGAGATGGACGGGCATCTGATCGACTGGGACCGTTACCTGCTCCGGTGCCCTCGGGGGTGA
- a CDS encoding deoxycytidylate deaminase gives MAPHSLVPDWDDYFLGIADAVSARAKCRRRKVGAVLVIDRRIIATGYNGAAPGEDDCLDGACPRGQLGYDEVPGLGDYDRPGTPGFCIAIHAEVNALLFATRDTKGATAYITDPPCPGCRKALAAAGIVRAVWPEGQYDRPGLTSWSS, from the coding sequence ATGGCACCGCATTCGCTGGTCCCCGACTGGGACGACTACTTCCTCGGTATCGCCGACGCCGTCTCCGCGCGGGCCAAATGCCGTCGGCGCAAGGTCGGCGCGGTGCTGGTGATCGATCGCCGCATCATCGCCACCGGCTACAACGGGGCCGCACCTGGTGAGGACGACTGCCTCGACGGCGCCTGTCCCAGAGGGCAACTGGGATACGACGAGGTGCCCGGGCTGGGCGATTACGACCGCCCGGGCACCCCGGGTTTCTGCATCGCCATCCACGCCGAGGTCAACGCTTTGCTCTTCGCGACCCGGGATACCAAGGGGGCCACCGCGTACATCACCGACCCTCCCTGTCCAGGCTGCCGTAAAGCGCTTGCTGCGGCCGGGATCGTCCGTGCGGTCTGGCCCGAGGGGCAGTACGACCGGCCCGGGCTGACCTCCTGGTCCTCCTGA
- a CDS encoding Abi family protein has product MRRYENELRQSREDFVHHHRQKYGGRLPVWAATELMDWGGA; this is encoded by the coding sequence GTGCGTCGCTACGAGAACGAATTGAGACAATCACGCGAGGACTTCGTCCACCACCATCGTCAGAAGTACGGCGGACGGCTGCCCGTTTGGGCGGCGACTGAGCTCATGGACTGGGGGGGAGCCTGA
- the recQ gene encoding DNA helicase RecQ: MSGLLPSPSTPTDSRSEDASIGDRAQEILARIFGYDTFRGEQAQIIEHVSSGGDAVVLMPTGGGKSLCYQIPALLRPGTGIVVSPLIALMADQVAALDAVGIRAAFLNSTLSAGEERNVENKLLAGQLDLLYLAPERLVLPRTVDLLQRADIGLFAIDEAHCVSQWGHDFRPDYLGLSILADLFPTVPRIALTATATRATHQEITENLRLDQAAHFVSCFDRPNIQYRIEPKDRPRDQLLALIRNEHAGESGIVYCLSRKSVEQTATWLADHGIPAVPYHAGLDAAVRRDHQERFLREDGLVVVATIAFGMGIDKPDVRFVAHLDLPKSIEGYYQETGRAGRDGQPATAWMAYGLGDVVSQRRFIDAGEGDDTFKRHARAHLDAMLALCESVTCRRVQLLRYFGQESTPCGNCDVCLNPPQTWDGTIAAQKLLSTLIRLDRERHQRFGAGQVIDVLLGRASDRSRRSRHDELSVWGIGADLSEHEWRSVLRQLVARSIVEAVGEYGVLTPGPGAEPVLRGEAAVELAVHRSATKTRRARRQNTAQGKATTPRAAESLDQAAREIFERLRTWRTSVAREKKIAPYMVFSDATLVGIIDARPTSTADLAAVSGVGAKKLAEYGEALLAVLEDRPAVEGHCGSLP; this comes from the coding sequence ATGAGCGGACTCCTTCCTTCCCCGTCGACCCCGACCGACAGCAGGAGCGAGGACGCCTCCATCGGTGACCGCGCACAGGAGATCCTCGCCAGAATCTTCGGTTACGACACCTTCCGCGGGGAACAGGCGCAGATCATCGAGCATGTCTCCTCCGGCGGAGATGCCGTCGTTCTCATGCCGACCGGTGGCGGAAAATCGCTCTGCTACCAGATCCCCGCGCTACTACGTCCGGGCACCGGCATCGTCGTCTCCCCGCTCATCGCACTCATGGCCGACCAGGTCGCCGCACTCGATGCCGTGGGAATCCGGGCAGCATTCCTCAACTCGACCCTGAGCGCCGGCGAAGAACGCAACGTCGAGAACAAGCTCCTGGCAGGACAGCTCGACCTGCTCTACCTGGCGCCAGAACGCCTCGTCCTCCCCCGCACGGTCGACCTTCTCCAGCGGGCCGACATCGGATTGTTCGCCATCGATGAGGCCCACTGCGTCTCCCAATGGGGGCACGACTTCCGCCCCGACTATCTCGGCCTGTCGATCCTCGCCGATCTCTTCCCCACCGTCCCACGCATCGCGCTCACCGCCACCGCGACCCGAGCCACTCACCAGGAGATCACCGAGAACCTGCGCCTCGACCAGGCCGCACATTTCGTTTCCTGCTTCGACCGGCCGAACATCCAGTACCGCATCGAGCCCAAGGACCGGCCCCGCGATCAGCTGTTGGCCTTGATCCGCAACGAACACGCCGGCGAATCGGGGATCGTCTACTGCCTGTCGCGAAAGAGCGTCGAGCAGACCGCGACCTGGCTCGCTGACCACGGCATCCCCGCGGTGCCCTATCACGCAGGGCTGGACGCCGCCGTCCGCCGCGACCACCAAGAACGGTTCCTCCGGGAGGACGGCCTCGTCGTCGTGGCGACGATCGCCTTCGGCATGGGTATCGACAAACCCGACGTGCGTTTCGTCGCCCACCTGGATCTACCGAAGTCCATCGAGGGCTACTACCAGGAGACCGGCCGCGCAGGCCGGGACGGGCAACCGGCGACGGCCTGGATGGCCTACGGGCTGGGCGATGTGGTGAGCCAGCGGCGATTCATCGACGCCGGCGAAGGCGACGACACCTTCAAACGCCATGCCCGCGCCCATCTCGACGCGATGCTCGCCCTGTGCGAAAGCGTCACCTGCCGCCGGGTCCAGCTGCTGCGTTATTTCGGTCAGGAATCGACGCCGTGCGGCAACTGCGACGTCTGCCTGAATCCGCCGCAGACCTGGGATGGGACGATCGCCGCCCAGAAGCTGCTGTCGACCCTGATCCGCCTCGATCGAGAACGCCACCAGCGGTTCGGCGCCGGACAAGTGATCGACGTCCTCCTCGGACGGGCATCGGACCGGTCGCGCCGGTCACGACATGACGAGCTGAGCGTGTGGGGCATCGGCGCAGACCTCTCGGAACACGAGTGGCGCTCTGTACTCAGGCAGTTGGTCGCACGCAGCATCGTCGAAGCAGTGGGTGAGTACGGCGTCCTCACTCCCGGACCAGGCGCAGAGCCCGTCTTGCGAGGCGAGGCAGCCGTCGAACTCGCTGTCCACCGTTCCGCGACGAAGACACGACGTGCGCGTCGCCAGAACACCGCCCAGGGCAAGGCGACCACGCCACGCGCAGCCGAATCCCTCGATCAGGCCGCCCGGGAGATCTTCGAGCGCCTCCGCACCTGGCGCACCTCGGTGGCCCGGGAGAAGAAGATCGCCCCCTACATGGTGTTCTCCGATGCGACGCTGGTCGGCATCATCGATGCACGTCCGACGAGCACGGCCGACCTCGCCGCGGTCAGTGGTGTCGGTGCCAAGAAACTTGCCGAGTACGGCGAGGCCCTCCTGGCCGTACTGGAGGACCGTCCGGCTGTCGAGGGTCACTGCGGCAGTCTTCCCTGA
- a CDS encoding MFS transporter — protein sequence MARKADDNGQPAPPNAVPALALTTAVAALAMSMPNVALPEVTTDFGISMETSQWVTLSYLLSSTVLVVLIGRLGDQWGRGRVLIAGIGFFAAATIMAGLSMNFGMLVASRTLQGLGAAAMTTLPMALVRESVHPEKAGRTMGLLGSSMAAGMALGPAVGGFAVAAWGWRSVFILLTALAAANLLLVASALRHPRPDPAGSRTFDVLGIALLSTFLGTYSAAVTLRPGGIFGILALLGIALAAAIAFVRVELRSTAPLVDFAVLRTANILPQLVLACAVAIIMMTFTIVPPFYLTRGLGLDNTAMGLSMAVGPIAAILSGVPAGRIVDRRGPASVVLVGLGLITVASMGFIVAPALIGLAGFLLLAITLTPGNQLFMAANNTAIMMQTGREHQGAVAGLLNVARNLGFVTGTPLVGMLFEAASTAHGGTAGALLGLQLNFAVAALIGAGAVIVGWRTFPRESRKPSVATR from the coding sequence ATGGCAAGGAAAGCCGACGACAACGGACAACCAGCACCGCCGAACGCCGTACCAGCCCTCGCACTGACCACCGCCGTAGCCGCGCTCGCGATGAGCATGCCCAATGTCGCGCTGCCCGAAGTGACCACCGACTTCGGGATCTCCATGGAGACCAGCCAATGGGTCACCCTGTCCTACCTGCTGTCGAGCACCGTCCTGGTCGTACTGATCGGCAGGCTCGGCGACCAATGGGGGCGAGGGCGTGTCCTGATCGCCGGGATCGGCTTCTTCGCCGCCGCCACGATCATGGCGGGGCTCAGCATGAACTTCGGGATGCTGGTCGCCTCCCGCACACTCCAAGGCCTCGGCGCGGCTGCGATGACCACCCTGCCCATGGCCCTGGTCAGAGAATCCGTCCACCCGGAGAAAGCCGGCCGCACGATGGGCCTGCTCGGCTCGTCGATGGCCGCAGGCATGGCGCTGGGGCCCGCGGTAGGCGGCTTCGCCGTAGCCGCCTGGGGGTGGCGAAGCGTCTTCATCCTGTTGACAGCATTGGCCGCCGCGAACCTGCTTCTCGTGGCGTCAGCACTGCGGCACCCCCGACCTGACCCAGCTGGAAGCAGAACCTTCGACGTGTTGGGAATCGCCCTACTCTCCACCTTCCTGGGGACCTACTCCGCCGCAGTGACCCTCCGGCCCGGCGGCATCTTCGGCATACTCGCACTCCTCGGTATCGCCCTGGCTGCGGCGATAGCCTTCGTCCGGGTCGAACTGCGCAGCACCGCACCCCTCGTCGACTTCGCCGTACTGCGTACGGCGAATATCCTGCCTCAACTCGTGCTGGCCTGCGCCGTCGCCATCATCATGATGACCTTCACGATCGTCCCGCCCTTCTACCTGACCCGCGGTCTAGGGCTCGACAACACGGCCATGGGCTTGTCGATGGCCGTTGGGCCGATCGCCGCCATCCTGTCGGGAGTACCGGCCGGCCGGATCGTCGACCGGCGAGGCCCGGCATCAGTGGTGCTGGTCGGACTCGGGCTGATCACCGTCGCCTCGATGGGCTTCATCGTCGCCCCAGCACTGATCGGCCTGGCCGGGTTCCTGCTCCTCGCTATCACCCTCACCCCGGGCAACCAGCTGTTCATGGCGGCCAACAACACTGCGATCATGATGCAGACCGGACGCGAACACCAAGGTGCCGTGGCAGGTCTGCTCAACGTGGCCCGCAATCTGGGCTTCGTGACCGGAACACCCCTGGTGGGAATGCTTTTCGAGGCAGCTTCCACCGCGCACGGCGGTACAGCAGGCGCGCTGCTCGGGCTTCAGCTCAACTTCGCCGTCGCTGCGCTGATCGGCGCAGGGGCCGTCATCGTGGGGTGGCGGACTTTCCCACGGGAAAGCAGAAAGCCTTCCGTCGCAACGAGGTGA
- a CDS encoding FG-GAP repeat domain-containing protein, with protein sequence MNRRSRRAAVPFGAFALLIAGLPAPAAQAEPGPPQDRPRILQDQAGGKEDGGLHPRWGVTPAPGKDCPANSAKLPTLIGAENFENPTSSLFEVTGMTTTTGATGGHHQRHIGQAGAADATLLRTRVLTTGHNRIYVKFDVRGDFGPREIAVAPNNASGGWFTAPSDSANPPVTPDTWRTVRMDLTDGANEGAWKNDLKIEWLRKKQTSTSVDIDNVEIYQCTPAPVGEPGDFNGDGFADAVFAMHGGELILGAGTPSTPNSLWLGGVGWNTMTWIGSVGDTNGDRFTDLLARTAAGDLLVYYGDGVRSFTGSRKVGNGWQSMTSIIPVGDVNGDGRQDLIARDQAGTMRLYSFRADGGLEGGKVVGSGWNSFKDVIGIRTSTTPGVPTRLYAVAANGDLKSYTVSASGAMTGWGKRVGNGWGFRAITSMGDFDGDGLDDVLAVADDGTAYVYPTQGDGLWKPIRKIPEKIWNGAKLIG encoded by the coding sequence GTGAACAGACGCAGCCGCAGAGCAGCCGTCCCCTTCGGCGCCTTCGCACTTCTCATCGCAGGACTGCCAGCCCCCGCTGCACAGGCCGAACCCGGACCTCCACAGGACAGGCCACGGATCCTTCAGGACCAGGCCGGCGGGAAGGAGGACGGCGGACTCCACCCCCGCTGGGGTGTGACCCCGGCACCAGGAAAGGACTGCCCGGCCAATTCCGCCAAGCTGCCGACGCTGATCGGGGCGGAGAACTTCGAGAACCCCACCTCCAGCCTGTTCGAGGTCACCGGGATGACCACCACCACGGGAGCTACCGGCGGACATCACCAACGCCACATCGGACAGGCCGGGGCCGCCGACGCCACGCTGCTGCGCACCCGGGTCCTGACCACCGGCCACAACCGGATCTACGTGAAATTCGACGTCCGCGGAGACTTCGGCCCCCGGGAGATCGCCGTGGCCCCGAACAATGCGTCCGGCGGATGGTTCACCGCGCCCTCAGATTCGGCCAACCCTCCGGTCACTCCCGACACCTGGCGTACCGTCCGGATGGACCTCACCGACGGGGCCAACGAGGGTGCCTGGAAGAACGACCTGAAGATCGAATGGCTCCGTAAGAAGCAGACCTCGACCTCGGTCGACATCGATAACGTCGAGATCTACCAGTGCACACCGGCGCCGGTCGGCGAGCCGGGCGATTTCAACGGTGACGGCTTCGCCGATGCGGTCTTCGCCATGCACGGCGGCGAACTGATCCTGGGTGCAGGGACGCCGTCCACCCCGAACTCGTTGTGGCTCGGCGGAGTCGGTTGGAACACGATGACCTGGATCGGATCGGTCGGCGACACCAATGGAGACCGCTTCACCGACCTGTTGGCCCGTACCGCAGCAGGTGACCTGCTCGTCTACTACGGCGACGGTGTCCGTAGCTTCACCGGATCACGCAAAGTCGGCAACGGATGGCAATCGATGACCTCCATCATCCCGGTCGGTGACGTCAACGGCGACGGACGCCAAGACCTCATCGCCCGTGACCAGGCCGGAACGATGCGACTCTACTCCTTCCGTGCCGATGGCGGACTCGAGGGCGGCAAGGTCGTCGGCTCCGGATGGAACAGTTTCAAAGACGTCATCGGCATCCGCACCTCCACCACGCCCGGGGTTCCCACCAGGCTGTACGCCGTGGCTGCCAACGGAGACCTGAAGTCCTACACCGTGTCCGCCTCAGGCGCGATGACCGGCTGGGGTAAACGTGTCGGCAATGGATGGGGCTTCCGCGCCATCACCAGCATGGGCGACTTCGACGGTGACGGCCTCGATGACGTCCTCGCCGTTGCTGACGACGGTACCGCCTACGTCTACCCGACCCAGGGTGACGGACTGTGGAAACCGATCCGGAAGATCCCCGAGAAGATCTGGAACGGGGCCAAACTGATCGGCTGA
- a CDS encoding Abi family protein — MGGSLTYLYGFSPPRKVQDAVAGACGLRAPQLTSWLKALNLVRNTCAHHGRLFNRVHTITPKLPNAGIHPDLDVASKEQNRTFARLTLIPFLSDQLGVGRSRMLPAVVKSFPAVTIVPISRMGVPDGWCDNPLWATG, encoded by the coding sequence CTGGGGGGGAGCCTGACCTACCTCTACGGCTTCTCTCCCCCCCGGAAAGTTCAGGACGCTGTTGCCGGTGCGTGCGGGCTGAGAGCGCCGCAGTTGACGAGCTGGCTTAAGGCGCTCAATCTCGTCCGCAACACATGTGCCCACCACGGACGCCTCTTCAACCGCGTCCACACGATCACGCCGAAACTGCCGAACGCGGGGATTCATCCGGACCTCGATGTGGCGTCGAAGGAGCAGAACCGCACTTTCGCCCGGCTCACCCTCATCCCGTTCCTGTCGGACCAGCTCGGCGTGGGTCGAAGCAGGATGCTCCCTGCTGTAGTGAAGAGCTTCCCTGCGGTGACGATCGTCCCGATCTCCCGCATGGGGGTCCCCGACGGCTGGTGCGATAACCCGCTCTGGGCGACGGGCTGA